A genomic region of Candidatus Binatota bacterium contains the following coding sequences:
- a CDS encoding CTP synthase, whose product MSNKRPTKFIFVTGGVISGLGKGLASASIGALLESSGLKVTMLKMDPYINVDPGTMSPFQHGEVFVTDDGYEADLDLGHYERFISTTMGRINNVTTGSVYYEVITRERKGDYLGATVQVIPHITEEIKKRIHAAAEGYDVLIGEIGGTVGDIESLPFLEAIRQMKVDAGEGNSLYVHLTLLPWIDTVGEMKTKPTQHSVKELTGLGIQPDVLLLRCDREIDEKIRDKVALFCNVDRRSVIPCRDVPNICHLPLALEHEGLHSRITEKLGIWTGAPNLAPWQKAAATLDNFKTSITVAMVGKYAGLADSYKSLNEALVHGGIANDCEVKIIHVDSEQIEADGLTAEVKQADAVMVPMGFGSRGAEGKIKAVQYARENDVPFLGICLGMQMAVIEFARNVVGLEDANSSEVNPDSAHPVIDLMLEQQDLQDKGGTMRLGAWPCTVKEGSLGHRVYGKRKISERHRHRYEFNNSYRERLEKAGMVLSGLSPDGELVEMVEIPSHPWFLAAQFHPEFKSKPLACHPVFKGFIRAALERQRRQGETMELAGLRVVEGSGGKEGSS is encoded by the coding sequence ATGAGTAATAAGAGACCCACCAAGTTCATCTTCGTAACCGGCGGCGTGATATCGGGCCTGGGCAAGGGGCTTGCCTCGGCGTCGATCGGCGCCCTGCTCGAAAGCTCGGGCCTGAAGGTGACCATGCTCAAGATGGACCCCTACATAAACGTGGACCCCGGCACCATGAGCCCGTTTCAACACGGCGAGGTTTTTGTCACCGACGACGGCTACGAGGCCGACCTCGATCTTGGTCACTACGAGCGTTTTATCTCCACGACCATGGGCCGGATCAACAACGTGACCACCGGCTCGGTGTACTACGAGGTCATCACCCGCGAACGCAAGGGCGACTACCTGGGCGCCACCGTGCAGGTCATCCCGCACATCACCGAGGAGATAAAGAAACGCATCCACGCCGCCGCCGAGGGCTACGACGTACTCATAGGCGAAATCGGCGGCACCGTGGGCGACATAGAGAGCCTGCCGTTTCTCGAGGCCATAAGGCAGATGAAGGTCGACGCCGGCGAGGGCAATTCGCTGTACGTGCACCTCACCCTGCTGCCGTGGATCGACACCGTAGGCGAAATGAAAACTAAGCCCACGCAGCACAGCGTCAAGGAACTCACCGGCCTGGGCATTCAGCCCGACGTGCTGCTGCTCAGGTGCGACCGCGAGATAGACGAAAAGATACGCGACAAGGTTGCACTGTTCTGCAACGTGGATCGACGCTCGGTCATCCCCTGCCGCGACGTACCCAACATCTGCCACCTGCCGCTCGCGCTCGAGCACGAAGGGCTGCACTCGCGCATCACCGAAAAGCTCGGCATCTGGACCGGCGCCCCCAACCTCGCGCCCTGGCAGAAGGCTGCCGCCACGCTCGACAACTTCAAGACCAGTATTACCGTGGCCATGGTGGGCAAGTACGCCGGCCTGGCCGACTCCTACAAGTCGCTCAACGAAGCCCTGGTGCACGGCGGCATTGCCAACGACTGCGAAGTGAAGATCATCCACGTCGACTCCGAGCAGATCGAGGCCGACGGACTCACGGCCGAGGTCAAGCAGGCCGACGCCGTGATGGTACCCATGGGCTTCGGGTCGCGCGGTGCCGAGGGCAAGATCAAGGCAGTGCAGTACGCGCGAGAGAACGACGTACCCTTTCTCGGCATCTGCCTCGGCATGCAGATGGCCGTCATCGAGTTTGCGCGCAACGTGGTCGGCCTCGAAGACGCCAACAGCTCGGAGGTCAACCCCGACTCGGCCCACCCGGTAATCGACCTGATGCTCGAACAGCAGGACCTCCAGGACAAGGGCGGCACCATGCGCCTGGGCGCGTGGCCCTGCACGGTGAAGGAAGGCTCGCTCGGGCACCGCGTGTACGGCAAGCGCAAAATCAGCGAGCGCCACCGCCACCGCTACGAATTTAACAACAGCTACCGTGAGCGCCTGGAGAAGGCCGGCATGGTGCTGAGCGGGCTCAGCCCCGACGGCGAGCTGGTCGAAATGGTCGAGATACCGTCTCACCCCTGGTTCCTGGCCGCGCAGTTTCACCCCGAGTTCAAGAGCAAGCCGCTGGCCTGTCACCCGGTGTTCAAGGGTTTCATTCGCGCGGCGCTCGAACGCCAGCGCCGGCAAGGCGAGACCATGGAACTGGCAGGCCTGCGCGTGGTCGAAGGCTCGGGCGGCAAGGAGGGCAGTAGTTGA